In the genome of Candidatus Ornithobacterium hominis, the window TGATATCCCAGGGCATTCATGGCCAGTTTTATTGGTTTACCCAGAATTAGGCGTAAATAAAAACACATATCCCAATCATATTTTTCCATTTGTTTCATCATGGGGGTATTGGGGTAATCAATTCACTCCAAATACGTTAGATCCTACCAAAGAAGATGTTTATGCTTTTTTAAAGAATGTTTTCACAGAACTGGCTGAACTTTTCCCTGGCAAATACATCCATTTTGGAGGGGATGAAGTCAAACATGAGTTTTGGAAAAAAGAAGCTCATGTAGCCGAGTTTATGAAAAAAAATAATCTCAAAAATGTGCATGAATTGCAAAGTTATTTTGTGACTCGTGTCTCAGATATTATTCAAGGTTTAGGGAAAAAACCCATTGGTTGGAACGATATTCTAGAAAATGACGCACATTTACCCAAAGGAACTGCCATCATGAGTTGGCTTGGGGCCAAAGCCGTGAAAGAAGCTACTAGCAAAGGTTTTGGTGCAGTTGCAACGCCTTATTCCCACGTTTATTTAGACATTACACAAGCTGATAGAAATGATGGCACCATGAGTGATTTAGCTTACCGCCACATCAATAGTATTGATAAAATTTATGAGTATAATCCTGCCGAAAATTTAAATCCAGAAGAACGTAAATTACTTCTTGGGGTGCAAGGAAATTTTTGGTCAGCATTGGCGCAAGACATCAAAGATTTAAACGTGCAAGTTTTACCTCGGCTGATTGCCATTGCAGAATTGGGCTGGACTTCCACAGAAAATAAAAATTTCTCAAGCTTTCAAAAAAGATTGGAAAAAGAAAAAAAACGACTAGATTTATTGAAGTTTGATTACTATGAGCCAGGAGGTTACATTGCCAATCACTGGAATCCTGAGATTATTTCAGAAAAATATCAATACCTCAGTTTTGATGTTACGCCCAAAGTTTATGCCAACGGAACTGCTATGGCAGGGTTCTTTTTTACCCAAGGCGAAAATTATCTTGAAATTGATGGAGCAACTCTTTTAGAAAACGATAAAATTATTTCAGAAGATTTGCATCATGCTTTAGCTGACACCTTCAGAGGTACCAATAAGGTTAAACCTTTCTACTTTAATTTTGATATAAAAAATTATAATCCTAAAGCTACTTACACGGTACAAGCAAAGGTAAGAAGCGTTGGAGGCACTGATTCTTTTGGGAATTTCACTTTCAGGTTAAATCCCGACACTCCTTTTGAAGTGACAGAAGCAGACAAATAATCCTTCTAAGAACTTATTCGAAATTTATTGACCTATAAAACCATTACCGTTTGCCAATAACCTTCATTACTTGGGGAGTTAGCAGACGGTTTTCTCATATATCTACATTTGTTGGCTACGCTGCATCTGGCAATGACAGTAAGAGTTTGTTTAAAAAATATGTTTTTTTCTGCTCGGTTTCAAATTCGGTCATTTTTTTCAAAATCTATTTATTCATACTATATCAATCTGATGAAATTTCTGCCTGCCGAAGAAGGTTGGATTATCGACCGATATTACGGCATACAATTATTGTTTAATTAGTAACTTGTTTTTCTATTCTCAATAATAGTTAAAGTTAACAAGCTGTAAACAAGTTATATACAAATAATGTATTACAAAAATTATTTTTTACCAGGCACGAATGTTTTTTTTCAAAAAATTATTTACATTTGTGTCACTTTTGCGGGAGTAGCTCAATTGGTAGAGCTTCAGCCTTCCAAGCTGAATGTTGCGGGTTCGAGTCCCGTCTCCCGCTCCATTATTTATTCTCTATACTTTTTATAAGATTTTTTTAAGCCTTAAAAAATTTTCTATAAAATTAATTATTATTGACAAGAGATTAAGGTCTTGTTTAATTTTATTCAATATTTTTAGTTTAATTATTTAAATTATTTTTAATAGTTTTTGTTGTAACTTATTTTAGATTTTAACTTAAATTATTGAAAATCAACTACATACATCTTTAAATTTTGAAAAGCAATTATTTTCTTTTCAAATATTATTCTGTAGTTTCATTATCTATATACTTAAATGCTGTACGCATCATAGCCAAAGCTAAATAATACATTTCCCCATTCAAATTATAGACGCCATCCTCGCTGAGGACGCCTTTTGATATGTCGCCAAAGTAATTATCTTCATCGGCTTGCATGTCTTTCTGCCATTGCTTGCTGAAATAGTAATCCATCAGTTGGGAATATTTCATATGATGTTTATTCCATTTTTCTTGAATATTTGATAATTCGTGTATCATCTTTTCAGTCTCTTGCATTATTTCTCCCATTTCTGAGATAAACTGAGCTGTACTTATTTTTTTATCATTTTCCATGTTTTTTTGATTTTTTTATGAAAATATTTATTTCGGCACTACAAATTTATAACCTTTGCCGCGCAATACGATTGATTTGCTACGAATTGCCTCTATCATAAAACTGTGATTCCCTTCTTTCAATTTTCCAAATCCGTCTGGACTAGGAAGTAAATCAATCTTAACGTTGATTCTGTCTCCTACGTTTGGATTTTGTATTGGGGATATTTTTATGACTTTTTGATTGTTATACATTGTATATGCTCCGTATGGGTTAGCAGATTGTGCCATTCGTATTTCTCCTTTTTTTCCTTTAATGGCTAAAACTGTAGACATTCCTTTGTAGAGATACCTGTGTGTTGTGTCATAATATCCAAAATCTGTATCATCGCCTTCAGATTTCACCGTCACTTTTATTTTCTTTGGTGGCTGATTCTGTGAGTGAGCTGTTATGGTTGCTTCTGCCTCATAAAAAGCTTTTATTTCAAGAATTTGTGTATTAGCGTTCCATTTTACATTTAAAGCTTTTTCTGGGTCATCTACGGTAAGGTTTACGATCTCACTGCCTCCGCTAAGGCTTATAAACTTACTTTCATAGGATGGGTAAAGTCTAATGGAATCATGGCTGGAGGTGAGCACAGGTGGCACTACTGCAATATTAATTTTCTTTTGCTTGTCATGAGATAAAATTGTAGCATAAGTATTACCTTCAAAGAGACCTTTTACCTTTAAAGTGTCATAGCTTATTTTAACTTCAGCAAGCTTGGAGTTGGCTACATTCACAGCATATTTTTCGTTTCCTCCACGGAGCAGAAAAATTTTTGTCGTTTGAGTATTGACTGAAATAGTGTCGGTCTCAAGTCCCTTCAATGTTATTTCTGATAATGAGAGCGTGTCATCTTCTCTACAATTTACCATTGTGAAGGAAATGATGATAAACATTAAAACTAATGAATATATTTTTGTATACTTTATCATAATTTATTTTATTTCTATTTGATATTCTAAGTTCCAAATAAGTTCTGGTGATTCTTCTACGACAATGGATAGGTGGTATTTTTTATTTTCTGGGAAAGTGATTTTATTATTAACAGGTTTTAATTCTACGCCATCTAGGCTATAAGTAATTTTAGCGTCAGCATTTGCTAAATCATTATAATATAATTCCAAGAAACGCTGTTTTAATTGTCCATCTTTAGGTATAGTTCTTAGATGTGGAATACGATTGGAGGAGTTTTTACTCTCCATCATAGCATTTGTTATAAATTTAAGGTCAACGTATTCTGATTTCTCTTCTCCCTTTATTGTACGAATTTTTATAGCGTGAGAAGATTCTGGATTCAGGCCCGTAACAAGGTAAGAATTATCAGCCACTACTACAGCGGGTTTATGGTCTACAATAATTTCCCATTTTATGCTAGCATCATTATTTTTTTCCCACGTGATTAAGGCCTCTCTTTGGTAGGTTCTCACTTTTATGCCAGTTGGTTTTGATAATTCAATGTTTTTTACTTTTTTTACAAGCACCAACTCTACGTCATCTATCCACACAAGTCCATTATCTATATAGGCTAAGTACATAAAAAAATTGAGTGATGTAACTCCATCAGGTACAGTGAAAATGATTTCCTTCTTTTTCCATTCCGACGTTGGGGTGACCATTTCGTCTCTTTTTTCTTCTTTTGAAACTTGTTGGTTATCTTTAAAAAAATATAGTGTCGTAAGAAGGGTAGAAACAGGGGTTCCATATCTTTTTACATTGCCCCGGTACCAGTACGAAAGTTTATATTCGCAGGAGGAACAAACTGCAATATTTTTATTGTAGACTTCTCCGTAAGGTTTTATAGAACCTCCGTTTGTATAAAGTTTTAGAGAATATTGCCCGTTATGAGGATTATTATCATCTAGGTTATGATAAAGAGACCAGTCTATATACCAATTTTCAGGTTTCCCATTAGATTTTATTTTCTCAAAATCCCCATTTTTTATTAAATTCTCTTGCCCCAAAATACTTATCGCATTGAAAATGAGTAATAGGGTTACTATTCTAGTGGCTTTTTTCATCGTTTAAAATCTTGAATTGTTAGGTTAACTTTATTTCCTATTATTTGAGCTATATTGGCTAATGAACCATCCGTTTTTTCATCTGCAATAAGTCTTTCTTCATCCCAAAATCCATTTTCACCAAGAAGCTTTTGCATCAATTCTTTAGTTTCTTGAGGTTTGAAAATAATTTCTCCATCAGCATTTCTAATGAATTGTAAGGTATAGATCATCCCGTAGCCTTTTGTAATGAAATTAAAAGCTTGTTTTGGATCTTCTTGAATATTAGCATAAAGATTTCGTGTAATCAGTAATTGCATTGTTTTTGCAATAAAAGCTTTAGAGAGCTCTGCACGTACAATTTTCATTTGAGCTAAAGCAAGGTCATGTTGGTATCTACTAGTTTCATGTCTTCCTCTTGCAAAAGCATCATGGATTTTAACATCAATATCTTTTAGCCCAGGAATTCCTTCAAAAGTAATGAGTGGTCGAATTTTAGTAAAATAACCATATGCCATATCCCAATGATGCTCTAATTCTGTATAATTTTTACCCTTTAATAAAATTCCTTTTTCATGTGCACTTCTTAGATTTTCATTTTCAAAAATTCTTTCATCTAGATGTTCGTTAAAAATTTTATCTAAGTAAAGCGAACCTGTAATCAATCGATTAAATAACTCACTTTGGTCGATACCTTTTTCGTCTACAAATATCCTGTTGGAATATCCAATCCCATAGGCTACATAACCGCCTACACCCTTTGAGGCTGGAGTATTCTTTGTCTGAAAAGGATTTTTGGTTCCATACCCGCTTAGTTTTGCTATGTTCTCAAAAATATTTTCAATGTCTTGAATATATTCATCTCTATTCTGTTGATGCAAAGGTGAGGTAGCTATATAACGTTTAGGGTGAATATCGTAAATACCTTGATTGAAAAGTTCATAGACTAAATTATACTCATATCGAGTACTCATTTGGGCTTGTTTTAAATAATTTTTTATTCTATCAATAGGTTTATCTAGATGTGATATTTCATAAAAATCTACGCTACTGTATCCATTTCTACTAAACTTGTATTGTGGTGTAGGTAAAATAGGATATAAATAAGCACTCTCTACGGTTTCTCCACTGATTCTATCTTCGCAAGAAGAGATTGATAGTGAGCTAAATCCTATAATGAGTAGTGGTAATAAAGATGATAATTTCATTTTATATTTTATTTTATGGAAGAATTATATAATTGCAATAAGGGTCATTAAGTGGAGTAGGACCTTCTTGATTTTGAGTATGCTGCGTTCTAAGTTTAGGAATAACAACAATACCGTCATCTGCTACGGCTTCTATACTAGCTTTTATAATAGAACCTCTTGGCCCTCTCCCATTTACAGATAGGTACATTGGGTACCCAGACTTTACACGGAAAGAATCCTTCCATAGATTTCCTTCTTCCAAAAGATAGTCTGAATTTTCTTTGTTCCCTACAATTAAAATTTCCCCCTCTGGAGAAAAGAATCTCACACTATAATCTGTATATAGAAAGTCTTCTTCTTCACTTCCCTCCTCTATAGAATACTCTGCCTGAATCGTGATGGTATATTCTCTGCCTTCCGAAATTTCTACTCCAGGGTATTTAATCTTTTCAAGCAATTCTCGAGGATTACAAGGTCTTATTTTTAAATCTTCATAATTATCTTCAGGTTGATCTATTCCTTTAAAAGGAAATAATCTTTGATAATCCTCTGGTGTAGGATCTATTTTTTCCTCTGTGCATTGATGGAAAAATAACAGTGTTACGACTGTAAACAAAAATATATTTAGTTTTCTCATTTTTTTTTTAATTTAATTTATTCTAAGTGTTTCATCCCATATTTCAGCTATGTAGCCTGTCTCTTCGCCCTCATTTGTAAGATGTTTTGGGACATAGTGGAATTCCCTTCTTTTGTGGTCATAAACGCGCATTAATTCGCAGATAAATTTATTTCCTTGTTTTTCAAAATCATAAAAAATTAAATCTTTATTGTAGCGTATCCCCGCTCGGAATGAAATCCCATAGTAAGTTCCTGTGTAGCCAGAGCCCAAACCTGAACTTTCTACTGGCACAAAAATATTAGGGTCTAAATTTTCTTTTTTGGCAACTGAAAATATATAAAATCTTTTATTGAATATTTCATCAATGAAAGGTTTATTCGTAATCGCCTTACTCTTCATATAAACATCACTTTTGAAAAACACTCGCCCTCCCCTGCGAATGATAATTTGTGGATTTTTCATAGCTTCAAAAAACTGACGATTTTCTGTTGATTTGCTGAGTAAATCATTGGCAATATCAGCATTTTTTATCTTTTTAAAGACAATATATTCTTTTGCGGGAGAAAGAGTTTTCCCTGATTTGAAAATCAAATTCCCTTCCCAGTCTTCACCGTAATATAGGAAATCTGAAACTCCCTCAAATTTCTGGTTAACAAGAGAGTGGATATAATTAAATGTAGTAAAACTCAACTGAGTATACGTATTTTGGCGGATTTCAAATGTGCTTTCTTTGGGAGTAGAAACTGATTCTTGATTTATATCTGATAGCATCTCCACTGTTCCATTTTCAGAAAAATTCATTTTAAACATAAAGCCACCGTAGCCCAGTCTGCCTTGGAGGGAGCCCTGATTTTCTAATATTTCTTCATGATTAGAAAACAACAAAGAGTCTGTCTTAGGAAAATACATTACCTGCCATCCGTGTGGGGAAGAGGTTAGTTCATCTCTTAATTTTTTTATGCTTTTTGCATTTCTCGCCGAGGGGGATTCTCCTCCGAAATCCTCATGCCCATCACATGAAATAAGCCCAACCAAACATATAATAAAAATTACTAAATAGCTTTTCATTTTTTATTTTTTTATATAATTCTTCAATCTTTGAACGCTAAATATTTGCATTCTTCTGAAGTTTATTTTCACTTCTTTATTAAAATATTCTTCGACAAAATTTTTCTTCTCTACCAATTCTTTGTGTGCCTGAACGGCTTCGGCATTATAGCGTTCTTGTACTACTGGGTCATCATCATAGTCTGGTTCTGCAGCGGCTTTTCGTGCTCTTTCAAGTTCTGAAAAGGTATTGGTAAATGAAGCGCTAATTATTTCTGAAAAATCATCTTCTGGAGAAAGAAAGGAATGCATTGTAAAAAAACTTCTTTTATTAGCATATTCTTCTATTCCAAAAAATCGTCTTCTATTATCATTTATGCCTACAATATTTTTCAGCAATTCTGTAGAATGATTATGATATCTTGGCTGGCTAATTTTGAGGAAAGCATCCCTATCGTAGGGGAAGATTTCACCTAATTTTCGGGCAAATTGATGATGTAAATAGCGTGCAAGAATGTAGACTTCTGTATCATTATTCTTATCAAAATTATTAACATTATAGATAAACATTTCAGAAGCTGTAGCGTTCGGGTTATTAATTCTCTCTATCCCATTATCATCTTTGTTCTTCCCGCCAAATAGGTAGATTTTTATAGGTGATTTCCCTTTCATAAAATCCTTTCCTCCCGCCTGTTTATGATTATATGTGTCTAATAAAAGATATTTTATAGCCTGTAGTACTTCTTTTACTTTGTCTTTGTCAGCAGGATAAACATATGCATTGTCAGGGGTGTTATTCTCATCCCAACGGTACTGAATATTAATTCCATAAGGAATACTGATAGAATCTTTTATCCATTTATCTAGTTCTGTGTTATCACGATGGAGTTTATTTTCTTCTACAACACTTATGTCTGATAATTCTTCTTCTCTGCAAGAAGACAAAAGAAGTGAAGAGACAAAAGTAAGCAGTAATGATTTATAAATTAATTTTTTCATTTTCATCTATCTTTCGTTAGGTTTTAATCCATTTTGTATAGCTTCTTGAGGAAGCTGAAGCGTCTTTCTTGCATCATCCTTTCTAAGTGGCTGATAAAGCGTGTTTTTTGTTTTCCTATTTAAAGAAATATAATATCTTCGGAGGTCAAACCATCGCAAGCCTTCTTGGTAGAATTCTTTTTGCCTAAGATGAAGGATGTTTTTTATAAGAGCTAATTGCTGAGTACTCATTCCATAGAAAGGATTATAAATTTCATAATCATTTACACTGGTAGTTGTATAATTTTCTCTTAAACAAAAAGGTTCTGAATTAAATTTCCCTTTAAGGTAAGCCAAAATATCATCTATAGCCTCATCATATCTACCGAGCATTGCCAGTGCTTCCATTCTATTGAGTAGAGTTTCATCCGTTGTCAAAAGAACATTGGTTACCATTAATCCTCTTGGGTTGCTACTCCCTACATTTCCAAAAAGCGAAAGTTCATCAAATTTTGCTTGATATGGATTTGATTCATAAGAAAATATATAGGGCGATTGTAGATTTAGATTTTTAGCATTATCGCAAGAGGTAATTCCTGTTTTATCAAAAATTCGTATTACAGTATTTCTCGTTGAGCCATACCTTTGATTGGTTACATAGCGTGCGTAGCGAGATTCCGTTGTTGTAAGCAAGAGATTAGCGCTTTCATTTGGAGCTGTGTAAGCTGTATAAAGGCTTGTTCTGTTAAATAAAAATTGTTTTTCGTAATCAATCCATTTTCTAAGGAATTCTTTAGGGTCTGGACCAACAACATAGTTGGCATATGATATGACTTTTTCCCAGTCTCCTTTAAAAAGATAGAACCTAGAGGCAAAGGCGTAAGCTGCTTTTTTATTAAAATGAAATTTAGGGTTTTTGTAATAAGAATCATTCACTAGAGAGATGCCTAATTTGAGGTCTGCTTCTATTTTCTGATAGACGTCTTCCACAGTAGAACGATCATAGTCTACCCAAGCATTTTTTTCAGGTTTTGTGACATATGGAATCCCCAAGCTTTGTTTCGCCAACTGTGGAGCATAGGGTTTAGACCAAATGTTTACCAGCATAAAATGTAGATACGCTCTCAGTAAAAAAGCCTCTCCATAGAGTGCCTTTACACGTTCAGTTTTAGGGTAAGTTGCCAGCAATTCCAAGGCTTTATTTGCTTGAGCTATACCTGCGTAGCAGGCGTTCCAGTAGTTCAGTGGTGTATCTAAATCTTCTCGGTCATAATCTTCCCAATAAAACATTGATTCATTAAGTTGATTATGAATTCCATTTTGTCTTTGTTCCACATTATCAGTTCGTGCTTCAAGAAATGGGAAGTAACTTGCCTCTGGATAGGCTCCTGTAAGTAGTTCCGCTATCTTTTCCTCGCTATCTACTGCTAAATTGAGCGATGACTCTGGAATAACTTCTAAATAATCATCACATGATGCAATAAACATCAGGCAAATGAAGTATATGTATATTCTATTGTTCATATCTAAAAAAAACGATTAAAAATTAAGATTAATACTGAGCGTATACTGTGTTGGTGAAGGCAAAGACACCCCTCCTACACGATAAAATTCAGGGTCTTGCCCATTGAGCCTTTTATCTGCATAGATTAAAAATGGATTGATTATCTGCATGCGAAGTGCCACTGAAGAAATATTAAATTTTTTACTTAACTCTTCAGAAAGCTTATAGCCTAAAGAGATATTCTTCAATCTCACAAAGCTTCCATCTGCTATCCGTTCTTGAGAATAGTGATACGTATTATATGCACGTTCTATATTCTCTCTTCCCACCACTTCTATTAATTTCTGTGAAGGCAATACAGGTACATTTGTATGATATTCATCCCCAGGGTTCAGCCAGCGTTTGTAGTAATCTTTTGTAAAGACATTTAAATCTCCATAAGTAGGGTCAAAGGTTCTGTTTAATCTGATTTTATTCCCCGCCTGCATTGTGATGAAGAATGAAAATTCTAAATTTTTCCATTGAAAGGAATTTGTAATACCTCCTGTCATCGTGGGTTCTGTAGGCCCATGGTAAATAAGATAAGTTTTAACATATTGTGAATCTGAAAAATCTGCACCTGCAATATTTGCATACTCTCCTTGGCTAATAGGGTATAATCCAAAATCAAACGTTGGTAAACCAACATTATTTAAGCCTTGAAAATTATATGAGAAAAGTGATCCACGTGCAAATCCTTGCATATTTCCTCTCCCTGTTCCTGATACTAGATCAAAAGCATTCGGCTGATTTCTAAGTCTTGTAATTCTTTGTTTCATGTAAGAATAAACCAAATTAGTATTCCAGCTAAAATTTGATGTTTTGATATTATTTGACCTTATGCTAAACTCTATACCTCTAGTTTGCATATCTCCAAAATTAGCATATTTGTAATATTGGCCTCCAATTCCAGAAGTCCTCACAAGATCTATTAAATCAAACGAATTTCTTTGGTAAGCATCCAAAGTTATACTCAGTCTGTTTTTCAAGAATCCTGCATCTATACCAAGATTTAGTTCATACATCTTCTCCCAAGTCAAGTCTCTGTTTTCTAAATGATAAATTTTCAATGCATTTTCTCTTTCATTAAAATCTAAACGAGGGATTATATAATTTTTGTATAAAGCGTTAGAATTTATAGCATGTTCGTTCATTTTGGCAGTCAAACCATAACTTGCTCTCACCGCCAAGAGAGAAAAAGGCATATCTGCCATGAAATTTTCCTTATCTATATTCCATTTCCCTCCTACATTCCAAGTCGGCAACCATCGCCCCCCAGCTCCTGTCCCTGCTGTATTTGATCCCTCAAAATTTGCCACAGCATTTACAATATATTTTCCTGCATAGCCATAGGTGGAGCTTCCTGAAAATGTAATCCCCCTATCATATCTCTGACCGTAAGAGAAGTATGAGCTCCCTTCATTAATTAGCTTTCGGAAAACTAAAGGGTTTGTAAATATTTGGTTTCCCCTATCGTACTGAATTCCATAACCTTGGAAGGGATTAGTAGTTCTATCTGCTAACCTTACTTCTGTAAATCCAAAAGCTTTGAAATCATGCTCTTCTCTACGAAGTTGATAATCAATGGATAATCTACCTAAATAGCTCCTCAATACCGTTTCTGTCTTATTAAAAATACCACCATGTGTCAGGGGAATTTGAGGTTGTAAAAGTGGGTTTGCAGGATCTCTGAGTAGGTATATATTTTCACTCGCCACCTGAGGCGTTTCATTCGCTCGAAAGGCTTTTACCACATTGGAATTTTCTTTAATGAAATGTGATGAAGAAGTGTTTGCTTGCCTGAGCGACACCAAACCTTGAACTTCCAAATTAGGATGGATTTTGTATTTAGCATCTGCCTGAATTTTTAAATCCAAAACATTAAGGTCTATATAATTATTTTTATATTCTTCTAAAATATTAAACGGAGCCCAGTTATTTCTATAATATTCATATGCTCCTTTTCCATTTTTTGGGCTCAAAGTACGGCTTGTCGTGAGCGCATAACTAAAAGGATTTATATCAAAATCTCTTTCGTAAGAACCTATATTATTATTTTTTCTCTGCGTAAATGTCCCAGGGGCCTTTTGGTCTCTGATGCTACCTTGTACAGTTAAAGTCGTAGTAAATTTATCATTGATAAAGAAAGAGCCTTTCAAATTTGCAGAAAGACGTTGTGCCTTATCTATTATACTCCACCCTTCATCAGAATAAAACCCAAGTGAGCTATAAAATGCTGCATTTTTCCCTCCGCCAGAAAAACTAATGGAATGATTCCTAATCGGATTAATCGTAAACAAATGCTTGAACCAATTCGTATTAGCATATTCTTTTTGTTTAAAGAACTCATAGGCAGAATCTTCGGTATTAGGAAGATAATAATCTCCCGTTTCTGGATTAATTGTAGAAACAGCTTTGTAATATTGATGATATACACCACTTCTTCTTCCGTACAGGGTATTTCTTAGATTAAAATACCCTTTATTTTCCATTTCTTGATAAATACTCATCGTTTCTTGGGAGTTCAGTAAATCAAAATTTGAATAAGAGGGAATGCTTCTAAAGCTTTGTTCGTAAGAGTAAGAAACTTTGTTTTCTCCATTTCTTTTTCCAGATTTTGTTGTGATAACAATCACACCATTCATCGCCCTTGCCCCGTAATAGGATGTTGCAGAAGCATCTTTCAGCACTTGTATATTTTCTATATCTTCTGCATTAATCCCTGCAATGGCAGAGCTGATAAGTGTAACGGCATCACCTGAAGCTAATTGGTCTAAATCTAGAGAAACCATATCTTCATACACAGCTCCATCTATAACCCAAAGTGGCTGTGTATTACCAAGAATAGATGCTCCTCCTCGAATATTAATCCGTGGTGCTGAACCAAATGTTCCCGTCACATTTTGAATTGTGAGACCAGCTACTCGCCCCTCCAACATTCGAGAAACATCTGCTACCCCATCTAATTTAATTTCATTTAATTTCACAGAAGCAGAAGCTCCCGTAAAGACTCGACTCTCTATCTTTTGGTAGCCCGTTGCTACGATTTCTCCTATCTCTACGTGTCCTGATTCTTTCAAGGTAACATCTACATAGCTGGATTTAATCTTGACTTTTTTAGTTTCCATTCCTAAGAAACTAATTTCTAAAGTTTGTCCTTTTCCTGCTTTGATGGTGAAGTTTCCATCATTGTCTGTTGAGGTTTCTGCTTTGCTTTCTTTTAC includes:
- a CDS encoding SusC/RagA family TonB-linked outer membrane protein; translation: MIKIIITGIILVQSSWAVAQVMQVSGKVKDKDGFPIYDATVLVKESKAETSTDNDGNFTIKAGKGQTLEISFLGMETKKVKIKSSYVDVTLKESGHVEIGEIVATGYQKIESRVFTGASASVKLNEIKLDGVADVSRMLEGRVAGLTIQNVTGTFGSAPRINIRGGASILGNTQPLWVIDGAVYEDMVSLDLDQLASGDAVTLISSAIAGINAEDIENIQVLKDASATSYYGARAMNGVIVITTKSGKRNGENKVSYSYEQSFRSIPSYSNFDLLNSQETMSIYQEMENKGYFNLRNTLYGRRSGVYHQYYKAVSTINPETGDYYLPNTEDSAYEFFKQKEYANTNWFKHLFTINPIRNHSISFSGGGKNAAFYSSLGFYSDEGWSIIDKAQRLSANLKGSFFINDKFTTTLTVQGSIRDQKAPGTFTQRKNNNIGSYERDFDINPFSYALTTSRTLSPKNGKGAYEYYRNNWAPFNILEEYKNNYIDLNVLDLKIQADAKYKIHPNLEVQGLVSLRQANTSSSHFIKENSNVVKAFRANETPQVASENIYLLRDPANPLLQPQIPLTHGGIFNKTETVLRSYLGRLSIDYQLRREEHDFKAFGFTEVRLADRTTNPFQGYGIQYDRGNQIFTNPLVFRKLINEGSSYFSYGQRYDRGITFSGSSTYGYAGKYIVNAVANFEGSNTAGTGAGGRWLPTWNVGGKWNIDKENFMADMPFSLLAVRASYGLTAKMNEHAINSNALYKNYIIPRLDFNERENALKIYHLENRDLTWEKMYELNLGIDAGFLKNRLSITLDAYQRNSFDLIDLVRTSGIGGQYYKYANFGDMQTRGIEFSIRSNNIKTSNFSWNTNLVYSYMKQRITRLRNQPNAFDLVSGTGRGNMQGFARGSLFSYNFQGLNNVGLPTFDFGLYPISQGEYANIAGADFSDSQYVKTYLIYHGPTEPTMTGGITNSFQWKNLEFSFFITMQAGNKIRLNRTFDPTYGDLNVFTKDYYKRWLNPGDEYHTNVPVLPSQKLIEVVGRENIERAYNTYHYSQERIADGSFVRLKNISLGYKLSEELSKKFNISSVALRMQIINPFLIYADKRLNGQDPEFYRVGGVSLPSPTQYTLSINLNF